In uncultured Desulfuromonas sp., the genomic stretch GACACACCATACATTCTTTTAAATTGCCGATAAAAGTTAGGTAAGCTTGAAAACCCGCTCTGAAATGCTGCCTCGGCAACACCTTCACCTGTTGATGAAAGAATGATCCCGGCCTTTTGGAGGCGTCGGATATTGATATATTCAACAATGCTTGTATTCGTATAACTTCTAAATTCGCGTGTAAGCAAGCTTCGAGACAGTCCGAACCGCAACGCGATCTCGTTTAAGTCTCCCGGGTCCTCTGGCTCTTTGTCAAGCCACTCACATATTTTTCTTATTGTATTCAGATGATTAGATCCTGAAGCCATCTCAAGGTCTCGTTTGTTTCCCATGCATGAGGCTAAGAGTAAACCAATGACGGCCCATGCAATGTGCACCTCACCGGGATCTTGATCTCCGAGACCATCCGGAATCATCTCGACTAACTCCCATGGCAGAGATGTTTGTTCAGGAAAGTCAGTAAACGAGTATTCAGGTTTATTCAGATTATACAGAAACGA encodes the following:
- a CDS encoding AraC family transcriptional regulator — encoded protein: MFWSVTTTLSDSSEWHSHDVFELILCRSGSGLLILDQENIELVSRRAILIASKARHKFVFRKNETADFKFVCFTPTDIATHLSAAQSSFLYNLNKPEYSFTDFPEQTSLPWELVEMIPDGLGDQDPGEVHIAWAVIGLLLASCMGNKRDLEMASGSNHLNTIRKICEWLDKEPEDPGDLNEIALRFGLSRSLLTREFRSYTNTSIVEYINIRRLQKAGIILSSTGEGVAEAAFQSGFSSLPNFYRQFKRMYGVSPSEFRNQFFEKVEQEA